The following proteins are encoded in a genomic region of Pungitius pungitius chromosome 19, fPunPun2.1, whole genome shotgun sequence:
- the inhbaa gene encoding inhibin subunit beta Aa: MFVWALLGWTLLVLVQSSGSSSDPPSLPERPDAATGSQCPSCALARVRRSGGGEAAGPEEEEHEEPQLEVVEAVKRHILNMLHLQTRPNITRPVPRAALLNALRKLHVGRVDEDGSVQIEGEEEARGRGGRGAGGGGGGGAATMASRTGDGEDAQETTEIITFAEAGESPGLVSFTLSKDGGDLSLVEQANVWLFLRLAKTNRSRAKVAIRLFQQRHPPAGLPASQQDDVLLAEKSVDTRRSGWHTFPVSAAVQALLQGAAGTTLSLRVACPLCAEAGATPVLVSGGPEAAQRANQREQTHRPFLMAVVRQEDASGSPRRRKRGLECDGKVRVCCKRQFYVNFKDIGWSDWIIAPPGYHANYCEGECPSHVASITGSSLSFHSTVISHYRMRGYSPFQNLRSCCVPTRLRAMSMLYYNEEQKIIKKDIQNMVVEECGCS; encoded by the exons ATGTTCGTCTGGGCTCTGCTGGGCTGGAccctcctggtcctggtccagaGCTCCGGCTCCAGCTCGGACCCGCCGTCCCTCCCTGAACGCCCGGACGCCGCCACCGGCTCCCAGTGCCCCTCCTGCGCCCTGGCCCGGgtgaggaggagcggggggggcgaggcggcgggccccgaggaggaggagcatgaggagcctcagctggaggtggTGGAAGCGGTGAAGAGGCACATTCTTAACATGCTGCACCTCCAGACCCGGCCCAACATCACCAGGCCCGTGCCGCGCGCCGCGCTCCTCAACGCGCTGCGCAAGCTCCACGTGGGCCGCGTGGACGAGGACGGCAGCGTGCAGatcgagggggaggaggaggcgcgagggagggggggcaggggagcaggaggagggggaggggggggagcggcaACCATGGCGTCAAGAACGGGAGACGGAGAAGACGCGCAGGAGACAACGGAGATCATCACCTTCGCCGAggctg GTGAGTCTCCCGGCCTGGTGAGCTTCACGCTCTCTAAAGACGGAGGCGACCTCTCTCTGGTGGAGCAGGCTAACGTCTGGCTCTTCCTCCGCCTCGCCAAGACCAACCGCAGCCGAGCCAAGGTCGCCATCCGCCTCTTCCAGCAACGCCACCCCCCCGCCGGGCTCCCGGCCTCGCAGCAGGACGACGTCCTCCTGGCAGAGAAGTCGGTGGACACGCGACGCAGCGGCTGGCACACCTTTCCTGTTTCGGCGGCGGTGCAGGCGCTGCTGCAGGGCGCCGCCGGCACCACGCTGAGCCTCCGGGTTGCCTGCCCCCTCTGTGCCGAGGCCGGCGCCACGCCGGTGCTGGTGTCCGGCGGGCCCGAGGCCGCGCAGCGCGCCAACCAGCGGGAGCAGACCCACCGGCCCTTCCTCATGGCCGTGGTGCGGCAAGAGGACGCCAGCGGCTCGCCGCGGCGCAGGAAGCGAGGCCTGGAGTGCGATGGGAAGGTGCGCGTCTGCTGCAAACGGCAGTTCTACGTCAACTTCAAGGACATCGGCTGGAGCGACTGGATCATCGCGCCACCCGGCTACCACGCCAACTACTGCGAGGGCGAGTGCCCCTCCCACGTGGCGAGCATCACCGGCTCCTCGCTGTCCTTCCACTCCACCGTCATCAGCCACTACCGCATGCGGGGCTACAGCCCCTTCCAGAACCTGAGGTCGTGCTGCGTGCCCACCCGGCTGCGGGCCATGTCCATGCTCTACTACAACGAGGAGCAGAAGATCATCAAGAAGGACATCCAGAACATGGTGGTGGAGGAGTGCGGCTGCTCGTAG